Proteins from a single region of Ziziphus jujuba cultivar Dongzao chromosome 1, ASM3175591v1:
- the LOC107426138 gene encoding DNA-directed RNA polymerase 3, chloroplastic isoform X1, with product MTSAASFYPSPPQAQISNSTWRKNNPPKANLHFLFSSTSHSLFKPSLSSSTPFPLTLKLPSDPIHFHPLSDSIQDNLVENLENSVNFQIPINEIGRVMPQESPSRIFIQDPPWIASLFLKGIYKRTQQELKLEFKEIERRKYNLLRRRQIKAETEAWERTVEEYKELEKEMREKKLAPNLPHVKLLFLGWFEPLREAIEKEQRVQQTKKQKAAFAPHIDLLPAEKMALIVMHKMMGLVMVGNHDGCVQVVQAAVQIGMAIEQEVRIHSFLEKTKNYQRKKTLAENDEGLSKEKEMLRKRINGLVRRKRLSEVQKLLRKEEFKPWGRDTQAKLGSRLIELLTETAYIQPPLDQSADSPPDVRPAFRHRFKPIMKNPGLKLVKNYGVIECDPLLLTGLDGTAKHMLIPYVPMLVPPRKWKGYDRGGHLFLPSYVMRTHGSRKQQNAIHTVPGKQMQKVYEALDMLGNTKWRVNRRVLNVVESIWARGGNIAGLVDREDVPLPEKPTSEDLTEIQKWRWSLRKAKKLNQERHSQRCDTELKLSVARKMKDEEGFYYPHNLDFRGRAYPMHPHLNHLSSDLCRGILEFAEGRPLGKSGLHWLKIHLANLYAGGVEKLSYDGRLAFVDNHINEIFDSANNPVNGNRWWLTAEDPFQCLAACMSLSEALNSSSPLTVISHLPIHQDGSCNGLQHYAALGRDSLEAAAVNLVAGDKPADVYSEIARRVHDIMIRDSNKDPDSNPNALLAKVLINQVDRKLVKQTVMTSVYGVTYVGAREQIKRRLEEKGVITDDRVLFSASCYAAKVTLAALGEIFEAARAIMSWLGDCAKVIASENRPVRWITPLGLPVVQPYCKTERHLIRTTLQVLALQREGDSVCLLDVDVRRQRTAFPPNFVHSLDGSHMMMTALACRDAGLRFAGVHDSFWTHACDVDQMNQILREKFVELYSMPILENLLEGFEASYPALKFPPLPERGDFDLHEVLESPYFFN from the exons ATGACTTCCGCGGCCTCCTTCTATCCAAGTCCTCCTCAAGCTCAAATCTCCAATTCCACATGGAGGAAGAACAATCCCCCTAAAGCCAACCTTCACTTTCTCTTCAGCTCAACCTCTCACAGCCTCTTCAAaccttcactttcttcttctACTCCTTTCCCACTCACCCTTAAACTCCCTTCCGACCCAATTCACTTCCACCCTCTGTCAGACTCAATCCAAGACAATCTCGTCGAAAACCTTGAGAATTCCGTGAATTTCCAGATACCCATTAACGAAATTGGCCGCGTTATGCCTCAGGAGTCCCCTTCTAGGATCTTTATCCAAGACCCACCATGGATTGCTTCTCTTTTCTTGAAGGGAATATATAAAAGGACCCAACAAGAATTGAAATTGGAGTTCAAGGAGATTGAGAGGAGAAAATATAACCTGCTGAGGAGAAGGCAGATTAAAGCAGAGACTGAGGCGTGGGAGAGGACGGTGGAGGAGTACAAGGAGTTGGAAAAGGAAATGCGCGAGAAAAAGTTAGCTCCCAACTTGCCACATGTAAAGTTGCTGTTTTTGGGTTGGTTTGAGCCGTTAAGGGAGGCTATAGAGAAGGAGCAGAGGGTTCAGCAGACGAAGAAGCAGAAGGCTGCATTTGCGCCGCACATTGATTTGTTGCCTGCAGAGAAGATGGCACTTATAGTAATGCATAAGATGATGGGGTTGGTGATGGTGGGCAATCACGACGGCTGCGTTCAGGTTGTTCAGGCTGCTGTTCAGATTGGTATGGCTATAGAGCAGGAG GTGAGAATTCATAGTTTCTTggagaaaactaaaaattaccAGAGAAAGAAGACTTTGGCCGAAAATGACGAGGGTCTGAGCAAGGAGAAGGAGATGCTAAGGAAACGAATCAATGGCTTAGTTAGAAGGAAGAGACTGAGTGAGGTGCAAAAGCTATTGAGAAAAGAAGAGTTTAAGCCTTGGGGTCGAGATACACAAGCTAAG CTGGGAAGTCGACTGATTGAATTATTAACTGAAACAGCTTATATACAACCTCCACTTGACCAGTCAGCAGACAGTCCACCTGATGTTAGACCTGCATTTAGGCATAGATTTAAACCTATAATGAAGAATCCAGG GCTGAAGCTTGTGAAGAATTATGGAGTTATAGAATGTGATCCCCTACTTCTTACAGGACTTGATGGAACT GCTAAGCATATGTTGATTCCTTATGTGCCAATGTTGGTACCTCCAAGAAAATGGAAAGG ATATGACAGGGGTGGGCACCTCTTCCTACCTTCTTATGTCATGCGTACACATGGATCTAGGAAGCAGCAAAATGCAATTCATACAGTTCCTGGGAAGCAGATGCAGAAAGTATATGAG GCCCTAGATATGCTTGGAAACACCAAGTGGAGGGTAAATAGAAGAGTACTTAATGTGGTGGAAAGCATTTGGGCGAGAGGTGGCAACATTGCGGGTCTAGTTGATCGTGAAGAT GTTCCATTACCAGAGAAACCAACTTCAGAGGACTTAACAGAAATTCAGAAATGGAGATGGAGTCTGAGAAAAGCAAAGAAGTTAAACCAAGAGAGGCATTCTCAAAGATGCGACACTGAACTTAAACTCTCT GTGGCTCGAAAAATGAAAGATGAGGAAGGCTTTTATTATCCTCATAATCTTGATTTCCGAGGGAGAGCATATCCCATGCATCCGCATTTGAATCATTTGAGTTCTGATCTCTGTCGAGGAATCCTTGAATTTGCTGAAGGACGCCCATTAGGGAAATCTGGGTTACACTGGCTGAAAATACATTTAGCAAACTTGTATGCAGGAGGAGTTGAAAAGCTTTCTTACGATGGCCGACTAGCATTTGTAGATAACCATATAAATGAGATATTTGATTCAGCAAACAACCCTGTTAATGGAAATCGTTGGTGGCTAACAGCTGAAGATCCTTTTCAGTGCTTAGCTGCTTGTATGAGTCTTTCAGAAGCTTTAAATAGCTCATCACCACTGACTGTCATTTCTCACTTGCCAATTCATCAG GATGGTTCATGCAATGGCTTGCAGCACTACGCAGCCTTGGGAAGAGACAGT CTGGAAGCAGCTGCAGTCAACTTAGTTGCTGGAGATAAACCTGCTGATGTCTACTCAGAAATTGCTAGGAG GGTTCACGATATTATGATAAGAGACAGTAACAAGGACCCAGATTCCAACCCAAATGCTTTATTAGCAAAGGTCTTAATCAATCAG GTTGATAGGAAATTGGTGAAACAGACAGTGATGACTTCTGTATATGGTGTTACATATGTTGGTGCACGTGAACAGATAAAAAGAAGATTAGAGGAAAAGGGTGTCATTACTGATGATAGAGTGCTGTTCTCTGCATCCTGCTATGCTGCTAAA GTGACATTGGCTGCCCTTGGAGAGATATTCGAAGCTGCACGTGCAATAATGAGCTGGCTTGGTGATTGTGCTAAG GTAATTGCATCAGAAAACCGACCCGTCCGGTGGATCACTCCTCTGGGTCTTCCTGTTGTGCAACCCTACTGTAAAACTGAGAGGCATCTT ATAAGAACAACTCTTCAGGTTTTGGCCTTGCAAAGAGAGGGTGATTCGGTATGTTTACTTGAT GTAGATGTTAGAAGACAGAGAACTGCATTTCCTCCAAATTTTGTTCACTCACTTGACGGTTCACACATGATGATGACTGCTCTTGCCTGTAGGGATGCTGGCTTACGATTTGCAG GAGTGCATGACTCATTCTGGACACATGCATGTGACGTGGACCAAATGAATCAGATACTTCGAGAAAAATTTGTGGAGCTGTATAGCATGCCAATACTTGAGAAC TTGTTGGAAGGTTTTGAGGCATCATACCCAGCATTGAAGTTTCCTCCCCTTCCTGAGAGAGGTGACTTTGACTTGCATGAGGTTCTCGAGTCTCCGTACTTCTTCAACTAA
- the LOC107426138 gene encoding DNA-directed RNA polymerase 3, chloroplastic isoform X2 → MTSAASFYPSPPQAQISNSTWRKNNPPKANLHFLFSSTSHSLFKPSLSSSTPFPLTLKLPSDPIHFHPLSDSIQDNLVENLENSVNFQIPINEIGRVMPQESPSRIFIQDPPWIASLFLKGIYKRTQQELKLEFKEIERRKYNLLRRRQIKAETEAWERTVEEYKELEKEMREKKLAPNLPHVKLLFLGWFEPLREAIEKEQRVQQTKKQKAAFAPHIDLLPAEKMALIVMHKMMGLVMVGNHDGCVQVVQAAVQIGMAIEQEVRIHSFLEKTKNYQRKKTLAENDEGLSKEKEMLRKRINGLVRRKRLSEVQKLLRKEEFKPWGRDTQAKLGSRLIELLTETAYIQPPLDQSADSPPDVRPAFRHRFKPIMKNPGLKLVKNYGVIECDPLLLTGLDGTAKHMLIPYVPMLVPPRKWKGYDRGGHLFLPSYVMRTHGSRKQQNAIHTVPGKQMQKVYEALDMLGNTKWRVNRRVLNVVESIWARGGNIAGLVDREDVPLPEKPTSEDLTEIQKWRWSLRKAKKLNQERHSQRCDTELKLSVARKMKDEEGFYYPHNLDFRGRAYPMHPHLNHLSSDLCRGILEFAEGRPLGKSGLHWLKIHLANLYAGGVEKLSYDGRLAFVDNHINEIFDSANNPVNGNRWWLTAEDPFQCLAACMSLSEALNSSSPLTVISHLPIHQDGSCNGLQHYAALGRDSLEAAAVNLVAGDKPADVYSEIARRVHDIMIRDSNKDPDSNPNALLAKVLINQVDRKLVKQTVMTSVYGVTYVGAREQIKRRLEEKGVITDDRVLFSASCYAAKVTLAALGEIFEAARAIMSWLGDCAKVIASENRPVRWITPLGLPVVQPYCKTERHLIRTTLQVLALQREGDSVDVRRQRTAFPPNFVHSLDGSHMMMTALACRDAGLRFAGVHDSFWTHACDVDQMNQILREKFVELYSMPILENLLEGFEASYPALKFPPLPERGDFDLHEVLESPYFFN, encoded by the exons ATGACTTCCGCGGCCTCCTTCTATCCAAGTCCTCCTCAAGCTCAAATCTCCAATTCCACATGGAGGAAGAACAATCCCCCTAAAGCCAACCTTCACTTTCTCTTCAGCTCAACCTCTCACAGCCTCTTCAAaccttcactttcttcttctACTCCTTTCCCACTCACCCTTAAACTCCCTTCCGACCCAATTCACTTCCACCCTCTGTCAGACTCAATCCAAGACAATCTCGTCGAAAACCTTGAGAATTCCGTGAATTTCCAGATACCCATTAACGAAATTGGCCGCGTTATGCCTCAGGAGTCCCCTTCTAGGATCTTTATCCAAGACCCACCATGGATTGCTTCTCTTTTCTTGAAGGGAATATATAAAAGGACCCAACAAGAATTGAAATTGGAGTTCAAGGAGATTGAGAGGAGAAAATATAACCTGCTGAGGAGAAGGCAGATTAAAGCAGAGACTGAGGCGTGGGAGAGGACGGTGGAGGAGTACAAGGAGTTGGAAAAGGAAATGCGCGAGAAAAAGTTAGCTCCCAACTTGCCACATGTAAAGTTGCTGTTTTTGGGTTGGTTTGAGCCGTTAAGGGAGGCTATAGAGAAGGAGCAGAGGGTTCAGCAGACGAAGAAGCAGAAGGCTGCATTTGCGCCGCACATTGATTTGTTGCCTGCAGAGAAGATGGCACTTATAGTAATGCATAAGATGATGGGGTTGGTGATGGTGGGCAATCACGACGGCTGCGTTCAGGTTGTTCAGGCTGCTGTTCAGATTGGTATGGCTATAGAGCAGGAG GTGAGAATTCATAGTTTCTTggagaaaactaaaaattaccAGAGAAAGAAGACTTTGGCCGAAAATGACGAGGGTCTGAGCAAGGAGAAGGAGATGCTAAGGAAACGAATCAATGGCTTAGTTAGAAGGAAGAGACTGAGTGAGGTGCAAAAGCTATTGAGAAAAGAAGAGTTTAAGCCTTGGGGTCGAGATACACAAGCTAAG CTGGGAAGTCGACTGATTGAATTATTAACTGAAACAGCTTATATACAACCTCCACTTGACCAGTCAGCAGACAGTCCACCTGATGTTAGACCTGCATTTAGGCATAGATTTAAACCTATAATGAAGAATCCAGG GCTGAAGCTTGTGAAGAATTATGGAGTTATAGAATGTGATCCCCTACTTCTTACAGGACTTGATGGAACT GCTAAGCATATGTTGATTCCTTATGTGCCAATGTTGGTACCTCCAAGAAAATGGAAAGG ATATGACAGGGGTGGGCACCTCTTCCTACCTTCTTATGTCATGCGTACACATGGATCTAGGAAGCAGCAAAATGCAATTCATACAGTTCCTGGGAAGCAGATGCAGAAAGTATATGAG GCCCTAGATATGCTTGGAAACACCAAGTGGAGGGTAAATAGAAGAGTACTTAATGTGGTGGAAAGCATTTGGGCGAGAGGTGGCAACATTGCGGGTCTAGTTGATCGTGAAGAT GTTCCATTACCAGAGAAACCAACTTCAGAGGACTTAACAGAAATTCAGAAATGGAGATGGAGTCTGAGAAAAGCAAAGAAGTTAAACCAAGAGAGGCATTCTCAAAGATGCGACACTGAACTTAAACTCTCT GTGGCTCGAAAAATGAAAGATGAGGAAGGCTTTTATTATCCTCATAATCTTGATTTCCGAGGGAGAGCATATCCCATGCATCCGCATTTGAATCATTTGAGTTCTGATCTCTGTCGAGGAATCCTTGAATTTGCTGAAGGACGCCCATTAGGGAAATCTGGGTTACACTGGCTGAAAATACATTTAGCAAACTTGTATGCAGGAGGAGTTGAAAAGCTTTCTTACGATGGCCGACTAGCATTTGTAGATAACCATATAAATGAGATATTTGATTCAGCAAACAACCCTGTTAATGGAAATCGTTGGTGGCTAACAGCTGAAGATCCTTTTCAGTGCTTAGCTGCTTGTATGAGTCTTTCAGAAGCTTTAAATAGCTCATCACCACTGACTGTCATTTCTCACTTGCCAATTCATCAG GATGGTTCATGCAATGGCTTGCAGCACTACGCAGCCTTGGGAAGAGACAGT CTGGAAGCAGCTGCAGTCAACTTAGTTGCTGGAGATAAACCTGCTGATGTCTACTCAGAAATTGCTAGGAG GGTTCACGATATTATGATAAGAGACAGTAACAAGGACCCAGATTCCAACCCAAATGCTTTATTAGCAAAGGTCTTAATCAATCAG GTTGATAGGAAATTGGTGAAACAGACAGTGATGACTTCTGTATATGGTGTTACATATGTTGGTGCACGTGAACAGATAAAAAGAAGATTAGAGGAAAAGGGTGTCATTACTGATGATAGAGTGCTGTTCTCTGCATCCTGCTATGCTGCTAAA GTGACATTGGCTGCCCTTGGAGAGATATTCGAAGCTGCACGTGCAATAATGAGCTGGCTTGGTGATTGTGCTAAG GTAATTGCATCAGAAAACCGACCCGTCCGGTGGATCACTCCTCTGGGTCTTCCTGTTGTGCAACCCTACTGTAAAACTGAGAGGCATCTT ATAAGAACAACTCTTCAGGTTTTGGCCTTGCAAAGAGAGGGTGATTCG GTAGATGTTAGAAGACAGAGAACTGCATTTCCTCCAAATTTTGTTCACTCACTTGACGGTTCACACATGATGATGACTGCTCTTGCCTGTAGGGATGCTGGCTTACGATTTGCAG GAGTGCATGACTCATTCTGGACACATGCATGTGACGTGGACCAAATGAATCAGATACTTCGAGAAAAATTTGTGGAGCTGTATAGCATGCCAATACTTGAGAAC TTGTTGGAAGGTTTTGAGGCATCATACCCAGCATTGAAGTTTCCTCCCCTTCCTGAGAGAGGTGACTTTGACTTGCATGAGGTTCTCGAGTCTCCGTACTTCTTCAACTAA
- the LOC107426138 gene encoding DNA-directed RNA polymerase 3B, chloroplastic isoform X3, whose product MTSAASFYPSPPQAQISNSTWRKNNPPKANLHFLFSSTSHSLFKPSLSSSTPFPLTLKLPSDPIHFHPLSDSIQDNLVENLENSVNFQIPINEIGRVMPQESPSRIFIQDPPWIASLFLKGIYKRTQQELKLEFKEIERRKYNLLRRRQIKAETEAWERTVEEYKELEKEMREKKLAPNLPHVKLLFLGWFEPLREAIEKEQRVQQTKKQKAAFAPHIDLLPAEKMALIVMHKMMGLVMVGNHDGCVQVVQAAVQIGMAIEQEVRIHSFLEKTKNYQRKKTLAENDEGLSKEKEMLRKRINGLVRRKRLSEVQKLLRKEEFKPWGRDTQAKLGSRLIELLTETAYIQPPLDQSADSPPDVRPAFRHRFKPIMKNPGLKLVKNYGVIECDPLLLTGLDGTAKHMLIPYVPMLVPPRKWKGYDRGGHLFLPSYVMRTHGSRKQQNAIHTVPGKQMQKVYEALDMLGNTKWRVNRRVLNVVESIWARGGNIAGLVDREDVPLPEKPTSEDLTEIQKWRWSLRKAKKLNQERHSQRCDTELKLSVARKMKDEEGFYYPHNLDFRGRAYPMHPHLNHLSSDLCRGILEFAEGRPLGKSGLHWLKIHLANLYAGGVEKLSYDGRLAFVDNHINEIFDSANNPVNGNRWWLTAEDPFQCLAACMSLSEALNSSSPLTVISHLPIHQDGSCNGLQHYAALGRDSLEAAAVNLVAGDKPADVYSEIARRVHDIMIRDSNKDPDSNPNALLAKVLINQVDRKLVKQTVMTSVYGVTYVGAREQIKRRLEEKGVITDDRVLFSASCYAAKVINYLPSGDIGCPWRDIRSCTCNNELAW is encoded by the exons ATGACTTCCGCGGCCTCCTTCTATCCAAGTCCTCCTCAAGCTCAAATCTCCAATTCCACATGGAGGAAGAACAATCCCCCTAAAGCCAACCTTCACTTTCTCTTCAGCTCAACCTCTCACAGCCTCTTCAAaccttcactttcttcttctACTCCTTTCCCACTCACCCTTAAACTCCCTTCCGACCCAATTCACTTCCACCCTCTGTCAGACTCAATCCAAGACAATCTCGTCGAAAACCTTGAGAATTCCGTGAATTTCCAGATACCCATTAACGAAATTGGCCGCGTTATGCCTCAGGAGTCCCCTTCTAGGATCTTTATCCAAGACCCACCATGGATTGCTTCTCTTTTCTTGAAGGGAATATATAAAAGGACCCAACAAGAATTGAAATTGGAGTTCAAGGAGATTGAGAGGAGAAAATATAACCTGCTGAGGAGAAGGCAGATTAAAGCAGAGACTGAGGCGTGGGAGAGGACGGTGGAGGAGTACAAGGAGTTGGAAAAGGAAATGCGCGAGAAAAAGTTAGCTCCCAACTTGCCACATGTAAAGTTGCTGTTTTTGGGTTGGTTTGAGCCGTTAAGGGAGGCTATAGAGAAGGAGCAGAGGGTTCAGCAGACGAAGAAGCAGAAGGCTGCATTTGCGCCGCACATTGATTTGTTGCCTGCAGAGAAGATGGCACTTATAGTAATGCATAAGATGATGGGGTTGGTGATGGTGGGCAATCACGACGGCTGCGTTCAGGTTGTTCAGGCTGCTGTTCAGATTGGTATGGCTATAGAGCAGGAG GTGAGAATTCATAGTTTCTTggagaaaactaaaaattaccAGAGAAAGAAGACTTTGGCCGAAAATGACGAGGGTCTGAGCAAGGAGAAGGAGATGCTAAGGAAACGAATCAATGGCTTAGTTAGAAGGAAGAGACTGAGTGAGGTGCAAAAGCTATTGAGAAAAGAAGAGTTTAAGCCTTGGGGTCGAGATACACAAGCTAAG CTGGGAAGTCGACTGATTGAATTATTAACTGAAACAGCTTATATACAACCTCCACTTGACCAGTCAGCAGACAGTCCACCTGATGTTAGACCTGCATTTAGGCATAGATTTAAACCTATAATGAAGAATCCAGG GCTGAAGCTTGTGAAGAATTATGGAGTTATAGAATGTGATCCCCTACTTCTTACAGGACTTGATGGAACT GCTAAGCATATGTTGATTCCTTATGTGCCAATGTTGGTACCTCCAAGAAAATGGAAAGG ATATGACAGGGGTGGGCACCTCTTCCTACCTTCTTATGTCATGCGTACACATGGATCTAGGAAGCAGCAAAATGCAATTCATACAGTTCCTGGGAAGCAGATGCAGAAAGTATATGAG GCCCTAGATATGCTTGGAAACACCAAGTGGAGGGTAAATAGAAGAGTACTTAATGTGGTGGAAAGCATTTGGGCGAGAGGTGGCAACATTGCGGGTCTAGTTGATCGTGAAGAT GTTCCATTACCAGAGAAACCAACTTCAGAGGACTTAACAGAAATTCAGAAATGGAGATGGAGTCTGAGAAAAGCAAAGAAGTTAAACCAAGAGAGGCATTCTCAAAGATGCGACACTGAACTTAAACTCTCT GTGGCTCGAAAAATGAAAGATGAGGAAGGCTTTTATTATCCTCATAATCTTGATTTCCGAGGGAGAGCATATCCCATGCATCCGCATTTGAATCATTTGAGTTCTGATCTCTGTCGAGGAATCCTTGAATTTGCTGAAGGACGCCCATTAGGGAAATCTGGGTTACACTGGCTGAAAATACATTTAGCAAACTTGTATGCAGGAGGAGTTGAAAAGCTTTCTTACGATGGCCGACTAGCATTTGTAGATAACCATATAAATGAGATATTTGATTCAGCAAACAACCCTGTTAATGGAAATCGTTGGTGGCTAACAGCTGAAGATCCTTTTCAGTGCTTAGCTGCTTGTATGAGTCTTTCAGAAGCTTTAAATAGCTCATCACCACTGACTGTCATTTCTCACTTGCCAATTCATCAG GATGGTTCATGCAATGGCTTGCAGCACTACGCAGCCTTGGGAAGAGACAGT CTGGAAGCAGCTGCAGTCAACTTAGTTGCTGGAGATAAACCTGCTGATGTCTACTCAGAAATTGCTAGGAG GGTTCACGATATTATGATAAGAGACAGTAACAAGGACCCAGATTCCAACCCAAATGCTTTATTAGCAAAGGTCTTAATCAATCAG GTTGATAGGAAATTGGTGAAACAGACAGTGATGACTTCTGTATATGGTGTTACATATGTTGGTGCACGTGAACAGATAAAAAGAAGATTAGAGGAAAAGGGTGTCATTACTGATGATAGAGTGCTGTTCTCTGCATCCTGCTATGCTGCTAAAGTAATCAACTACCTCCCTAGTG GTGACATTGGCTGCCCTTGGAGAGATATTCGAAGCTGCACGTGCAATAATGAGCTGGCTTGGTGA